The segment ATCAAAGGCCTCAAGGGCTTCGGCATAACCTTTGACATTATTGCGGTGTCCATAAACCATATCGAAATCAACAAGGTTTGTAAAAATCAAGCCGGGGTCGTCCCGCCGCAGATATTCAATGGTCTTGCTGATTCCATCGTCATTTCCACGAGAGCTGACATGCTCACTGACTCCTTTGCCATTAAAGATATCGTTAATTTTGCCGACTGCCAACACCTTCTGCCCGGCTTCAGCAATCCTGTCCAGCAGTGTTCTGGCAGGGGGGTCAACTGCAAAATCATGCCTGTTGGTCGTTCTTTGATAATTGCCCGCTTCACCGAGAAAAGGACGCGCAATAACGCGGGCAACCCGTAAGTCACCCTGCAGCATTTCCCGGGCAATTCTGCATATTTCCATCAGTTCGCTTAACGGGATGACCTCTTCATGCGCTGCAATCTGGAATACCGAATCGGCTGAGGTATAAACGATCAGTTTTCCTGTCCTGACATGTTCTGCCCCGAGGCGCTGCATAATTTCCGTACCGGATGCCACCTCATTGCCTAAAGTCAGCCGGCCGATCCGCGCTTCAAACCTTCTGATAAAATCATCGGGAAAGCCGGACGGAAAAGTTGGGAAGGCCTGATCCAGAATGATACCGGTCATTTCCCAATGGCCGGTGATCGTATCCTTGCCTTTTGATCTTTCAGCCATGAACCCGTAATTTGCGGAAGGATTGCTTTGGGGAGAAACAAAAGGAATTTCGCGTGCATTGCCAAGACCCATACGCTGAAGATTCGGGATTTTCAATCCGCCTGCCTGCTTGGATATATTCGCAAGCGTATTGCTTCCTTCATCGCCATATTGGGCTGCATCCGGCATTGCTCCGATGCCAACGCTATCCATTACGATCAGTATCGCCCGAGCCATCTGTATTTCCTCCTTTTCTGGCCCGCGGGTGTGATTTGCGGAAAACATCCAGCAGGCGTTTTTTCGTTAAATGCGTATAGATCTGAGTGGTCGATATATCGGCATGTCCGAGCATTTCTTGAACCGAACGCAAATCAGCGCCATTATCAAGCAAATGCGTTGCAAAACTATGTCTTAACAGATGCGGGTAGACACTTGATCCCAGGTTGTTTTCCGCTGCCCATTTTTTCAGAATCAGCCAGACACCCTGACGCGTCAGCGGTTTGCCGCGTGAATTGAGAAAAAGAATATTCCTGGCTTCTGCTGTTGGTTTCGGGTTGCGGGCGAGCAGCATTTGCCTTGTGGAATCAATGTATGCCTTTAGGATAAGGATACCGGGCTCACCCAAAGGTACGATTCTTTCTTTATTTCCTTTGCCCCGGCAGCGGATATATCCTAAATGATAGGAAATATCGTTCAGGCTGAGTCCAATCAGCTCTGAGACCCTGAGCCCGCTCCCATAGAGCACCTCGACAATCGCCCGGTCTCTGCTGCTGAGATCATTTTGATTATCATTCTGGTCAATTGCCCTGGTCAGATTGATCTCCGACAAGACGTGGGGCAGCTTTTGTTCGAGTTTAGGGGCCGGCAGAAAGACCGTTGGATCATCATTTCTTTTGTCTTCCTGAAGCAGGTACCCGTAAAATCCCCTTAAAGCCGCCGTATACCTGGCCAGTGTTCTTGCAGATTTCCCCTGCTTCTTTTCGTCCAAAATGAAAGTGATCAGGTCTGAGGTACTGCACTGCAAAACTGTCCTGCCATTTTCCTGAACAAAAAGCACAAATTTATAGAGGTCCCTGCTGTAATTGGAACAGGTATTTACGGAAAGCCCTCTTTCAACACGCAGATGGTATAGATAATCTTCTAATAGATCATCCCTTAATTTGCTATCTTTAGACATAAAATATCCTCCCAGCAGTTCATTTCTACGCAAGGAGGAATTATCCTTTTCTTTAGGGATTATCGTTCGCATTTAATTCAAAAAAACAAGGCTCATGCCCTGTCTATAAACCAAAGAGACGGGCTCCCAGTATGGTGAAATATCCCTGTATCACCCCTGTGGCTAAAGCCGCGATGGAGATCAATAGGGCCATGCCACAGTAGTGGAGAAAGTTATTCTTCAAAAAATCGCCCCGCATCCTGCCCTGCAGCAGAAGAAACGAAAAAACAGTCGCCAGACCGGCTCCGAGCAGAAGACACGGAACCGCCAGAAGTGACGGAAAAAAAACCGTAAACAGGACCAAGCCCAAGCCCATCATTTTTTTCAGCTGAATAATGAACACAACGGTAAAACCGAAGATAAATCCTCTCGTAAAAACGATCAGGTACACCAGCGGAGCTCCAATCACCGTCAAGCCGAGGACCCATATTCCTGCCATCATAATAAAGTTATCCCTGGCCAGCTGCTGAAGAAATGACGTGTCGATGGCAGTTGGTTGTTCTCCGAGCAGGCTGTTGAAAAACCCGGTTAGTTCTTTCGCTTTTTCCATGCCCAATGAACCGACCCCAACTGCTCCGAAAACACCTCCTGCCAGAAATACGCAGCAGAGCGTCAGATAGATAACCCAGTACTGCTTGATATGATCGTACAGCATTTTCTTCATCGTTCTACCTCCCCGAAGACTTGTCCTCAAGAAAATCATATTCAGGAAGGCAGAAGACTATGTCATTTATCTTTTATAAAGCCAGAAGCAGACCAATGGCAGTTTTGGCATCAAAGAATCCGCTGCTCCCTGCCATTTGCAGGGCCTGTTCCCTCGGAACAGCTACGACATTCAGAAACTCATCCTCATCACAGTCCAGAGGGGACCAGCTCAGATGCTGTGCCTGGTAGATATGGATAACTTCATCGGTAAAACCCGGTGATGTATAAAAGGAGCCGAGATAGTTCAGTTCTCCTTCATAACCTGTTTCCTCTCTTAATTCTCTTAAGGCGCAAGTTTCCGGATCTTCACCTGGGTCCATTTTACCGGCTGGAATTTCCAGCGTTTCTTTGGCCAGCGCATAGCGGTACTGGCGAACCATCAGGATCTTGCCTTCGTGTTCAGGCACGATGGCTACAGCACCCGGATGCCTTACAATTTCCCGAATGGACGTTTTTCCATTCGGCAGTTCAACGGTATCCTGATTGACACTGATGAACTTTCCGGAATATACGGTCTGTTCGGCAATACATTTTTCTGTCAGGCCATTATTATCCATGAAGAACCTCCTGTGTTCTAAAATATTGAATGAAATCAGTTATCCCGATTAATGGATTTTGGACCGGATGCTGGCATATTATTGCCTTCTTCCATACTATGATACATTATATCCTATCTATTTGGTCTGGGAGGCGTAAATATGCCGACTGAATCTCATCATAACACCTATCAGTTGTTGGTAACGATAACAACCTTTATATTTGCTGTTGCCTCCATGATTACCGTCTATATTTCCCTGACAGCCTGGAAGGAAGAACGGGAATCAGTCAGACCCTACCTTACCTTTACGCAATCTCCTTCTGTCGAGATCCTCCATAAAAAAGATCTGACATTCAGCTTTCATTTCACCAACGTCGGTACGCATCCGGCAGCTTCACTCCATTGTCAGGCCATCTTTGCAGACAGTGATTTAAATGCCGAACCGCTCCAGGTTGATCAGATCTCCCTCGCCAATTATGTTTCTCCTGATTCCACTGTGGATTTAGTTGTCACCGTCGATATTCAGACCCAGGGAATGGATGCCGGACAGGTCAATCAGCATTATATTATTTTAAATCTAAAATATTTTGATCCGGTATTTGAAAAACAATACGAACAAATTATCTATTTGCGATGGGCCGGCATCTCCAAAGGTCAGCTTCAGCCAATTTATCATGCTTCCAGGGAAGATAAGGCCCAGATCATCCAATACCTTGGCAAAACCTAGACCGCCATTCAATACGTATATAGTTTAACAATTTAAAACACCTCAGAATTTATTCGAAATAAAATTCTGAGGTGCTGAGCTCAGCAGGCAATTAATTATCAGCAATTCTCAATTTATCTGCGACCATCGCGATAAATTCGGAATTGGTCGGTTTCCCGCGGTCAACATTAATCGTATAGCCAAAAAATTTGTTCATGAAATCAATATTTCCTCTGTCCCAGGCTAGTTCAATCGCATGGCGGATTGCCCTTTCCACTCTGCTGGGAGTCGTCCCATAATTTTTGGCGATCATGGGATACAATTCTTTGGTCACAGCACCAAGCAGAGAAACATCTTTGATCACGGAGACAATAGCGTCTCTCAGATATTGATAGCCCTTAACATGCGCGGGTACTCCCATCTGCTGGATCATCTTGGTAACTTCAACTTCAATCATCTTGGAATTTTTGGCGTTAACCTGGATAACACTGCTCATATTCGAAGATAACATCGCATTTGAAATATTGTTAAACGAAGGAGCAGCTTCATAAACCCCGACCAGCTGCCGTATTCTTTTCCCTAACGTTTCCAAATCAAACGGTTTCAATATGTAATAGTCAGCCCCTAGCTGAACTGCCCGCTGTGTCATATTTTCCTGGCCAAAAGAAGTTAAAATGATCACTTTGGGCCTTTTGATCGTGTTTATTAGTTTTTCCATGACGCCTAATCCGTCGAGATGAGGCATAATTATATCCAGGACCACGACATCAGGTTCCTCTTTTTTGATCATATCCAGTGCGTCGTTTCCGTTATAAGCTACACCCGAAAGCACCATGTCCTTTTGATTGCTTATATATTCCTTTAATACTTCAATAAAATCGCGGTTATCGTCAGCCAACAAAACTTTTATCGTTTCCATCGAACTATCCTCCAGTTTCCAAAGATACGCCGAAAAAACATATAAATCCAATCCAGTTACTTTTCGACAAGAATTTACCAATTCCTTCTGATCTATTGGAAAAATATATATATTCAGTATCAAATATCATTTTATAAAATATAATAAGAAAATATAATAAGCATGCATGTACTGAAGAAACCGCCCTCGCGGGCGGCTGCAGCTTTACTCGTTATACCTGATTCGTCGATCATTTTCTCAATAAATATTCCGTATCCCCGGGTAGAATCATTGACAAATACATGCGTAACGGCACCAACAATTTTGCCATTTTGAATA is part of the Dehalobacter sp. genome and harbors:
- the spo0A gene encoding sporulation transcription factor Spo0A, producing METIKVLLADDNRDFIEVLKEYISNQKDMVLSGVAYNGNDALDMIKKEEPDVVVLDIIMPHLDGLGVMEKLINTIKRPKVIILTSFGQENMTQRAVQLGADYYILKPFDLETLGKRIRQLVGVYEAAPSFNNISNAMLSSNMSSVIQVNAKNSKMIEVEVTKMIQQMGVPAHVKGYQYLRDAIVSVIKDVSLLGAVTKELYPMIAKNYGTTPSRVERAIRHAIELAWDRGNIDFMNKFFGYTINVDRGKPTNSEFIAMVADKLRIADN
- a CDS encoding NUDIX hydrolase gives rise to the protein MDNNGLTEKCIAEQTVYSGKFISVNQDTVELPNGKTSIREIVRHPGAVAIVPEHEGKILMVRQYRYALAKETLEIPAGKMDPGEDPETCALRELREETGYEGELNYLGSFYTSPGFTDEVIHIYQAQHLSWSPLDCDEDEFLNVVAVPREQALQMAGSSGFFDAKTAIGLLLAL
- the xerD gene encoding site-specific tyrosine recombinase XerD, with product MSKDSKLRDDLLEDYLYHLRVERGLSVNTCSNYSRDLYKFVLFVQENGRTVLQCSTSDLITFILDEKKQGKSARTLARYTAALRGFYGYLLQEDKRNDDPTVFLPAPKLEQKLPHVLSEINLTRAIDQNDNQNDLSSRDRAIVEVLYGSGLRVSELIGLSLNDISYHLGYIRCRGKGNKERIVPLGEPGILILKAYIDSTRQMLLARNPKPTAEARNILFLNSRGKPLTRQGVWLILKKWAAENNLGSSVYPHLLRHSFATHLLDNGADLRSVQEMLGHADISTTQIYTHLTKKRLLDVFRKSHPRARKGGNTDGSGDTDRNG
- a CDS encoding stage II sporulation protein M, with the translated sequence MKKMLYDHIKQYWVIYLTLCCVFLAGGVFGAVGVGSLGMEKAKELTGFFNSLLGEQPTAIDTSFLQQLARDNFIMMAGIWVLGLTVIGAPLVYLIVFTRGFIFGFTVVFIIQLKKMMGLGLVLFTVFFPSLLAVPCLLLGAGLATVFSFLLLQGRMRGDFLKNNFLHYCGMALLISIAALATGVIQGYFTILGARLFGL
- a CDS encoding phosphopentomutase gives rise to the protein MARAILIVMDSVGIGAMPDAAQYGDEGSNTLANISKQAGGLKIPNLQRMGLGNAREIPFVSPQSNPSANYGFMAERSKGKDTITGHWEMTGIILDQAFPTFPSGFPDDFIRRFEARIGRLTLGNEVASGTEIMQRLGAEHVRTGKLIVYTSADSVFQIAAHEEVIPLSELMEICRIAREMLQGDLRVARVIARPFLGEAGNYQRTTNRHDFAVDPPARTLLDRIAEAGQKVLAVGKINDIFNGKGVSEHVSSRGNDDGISKTIEYLRRDDPGLIFTNLVDFDMVYGHRNNVKGYAEALEAFDARIPEIISILRQDDILFITADHGCDPTTVSTDHSREYVPLLVYGPKLKQGVNLGQRACFADIGATIAEYLEVQPIETGTSFYTQLKGENQHD